In Candidatus Eisenbacteria bacterium, the DNA window ACCTCGGCTTCCGTCGCCGGTCCGCGGCCTGCGTTACCGGCCGGGCGAATTGCTCGTCATGCCGGCGGACTTCTCGAGATTTCAGCGGCGCAGCGACGGCTCTTTTTCGACGTCCGACGCGCGGCTTCAAGCGGCTCTCGCCCGTCACGGATTGACGCGGTTTCGCCTTTCAGGCTCGAGGGCGATGACCCTGCGCAGCGATCTTCCCGGTTTCGACCCGGTCGCCGCCGCGGCCGACCTGCGCCGCACCGGCGCCTTCCGCGCGGTCGCCCCCAACCTCAGGCTCGACCTCTACGAGACGGTGCCCAACGATCCGTACCTGATCTTCCAGTGGCAGATCCGCTCGACGCCCGAGAACACCGATGTGCAGGTCACCGATGCCTGGGACGTGTGGAAGGGCGACACCTCGACGGTGATCGCGATCATGGACAACGGGCTCGACGTGTCGCATCCCGATCTCGCGAGTCAGGTGTGGATCAACCGCGCCGAGATCCCGGGCAACGGACTGGACGACGACGGCAACGGCTACATCGACGACGTCAAAGGCTGGGACTTCGGCAATGACGACAACGACCCCAGCTCCGAACCGGTCATCGACGCGAGCGGCCTCGATGTCGGTTTCCACGGGACTTTCGTCGCCGGCGTCGCCGCGGCGTCCACCCACAACGGCCTCGGTATCGCGGGCGCTGCCTGGAAGTGCCGATTCATGGCGCTCAAGGTGGGTGACTCGAACGGCGCCATCATGCTCGAATCCGTGGTCGAGGCATTCGACTACATGGTGGGCAAGGGAGCCGCCGTGCTCAACATGAGCTTCGGGACCTCCGACACGACCGCGCGGGAGTTCCTCCAGGCGGCGGTCGACGACGCCGATGCGGCCAACATCCTGTGCGTGGCGGGGGCGGGTAACGACGGTGCCAGCGTGAAGACGTGGCCCGCGGCCTGCGATGGCGTGATCAGCGTGGGCGCCACCGCGGAGAACAACACCCGAGCTTCGTTCTCGAACCATGGGCCCTGGGTGGACGTGGCCGCGCCCGGCAGCCTCATCTGGTCCTCGATCTGCCAGAACTACGTGCTCGACGATCTGAGCTACATCCTCTACGTGTTCCTCTTCGGCTACGACGGCGCAAACCCCTACATGTACGCGGACGGCACCTCGTTCGCCAGCCCGCTGGTCGCCGGCGTTTGCGGGCTGATCCGCTCCAAGATGCCCGCGCTCACGCCGGCGCAGGTCGCCGCGCACGTGGTGGCGACCGGTGACGTGATCCCCTACGACCAGCCGATCGGACCTCGCGTGAACGCCCACCGAGCGCTCACGCAGCTGGCGGTCGGAGTCGAGCCGCAGCCGGCGGCAGGACTGCAGCTCGAAGACGCCTGGCCGAACCCGTTCACGTCGGCCACGACCATGGCCTTCACGCTGTCGCGAGCGGCGCCGGTGCGGCTCGCCATCCACGATCCGACGGGCCGCCGCGTCCGCCTGCTGGTGAACGCGACACTGCCTTCCGGCCGACACGCGATCCGCTGGGACGGCCTGGACGGCGGCGGGCGCTCGCTGCCTTCCGGCGTCTACTTCGTCACGCTCGAGAGCGCCGACTTCCGGGGAGCACGGAAGCTCGTGCTGGCGCGGTAGCTTCCGACGGTAGGTCGAGCCACGGCTCGTGCGGGCCGGTATTCAAGTTAACGATCGATCTCCTGGGGCCGATGACAAGGCAGGAGGAACTCGTCATGCTCGCAGGTCTCATCGGCGCCGCCATCGTGGCGCTGGTCATCGTCGGAATCGCGATGCGCCCGAGGAAGGCGCGCTTCGCCTTCGAGGATCGCGTCGACTACATCGTGCTCACGATCCATCATCGGCTGTGGTCCGACGACGATGGGCTCGTGACGATGAGCTACCTGCGCGAAGCCTTGCGGCTGAAGCTGGTGAGCGACTACAAGCGGCTGCTGATCAAGGCCAAGAATCTCACCTTGGCCGACGAGCCGAGCTTCTGGCTCCTGATGGGCGGCCTCGGGCCGCTGCTGCTGAGCGAGACCATGAAGACCGCGATCGTCTGCCCTCCCAGGGGCTCCCTCGCCAAGCGCATCCGTGAGTACCAGCTCGCGGAGTGCTTCGGCTCCGAGAGACAGGCGTTGACCTATCTTCGATCCGATCAGGCTCCCAAGCGCGTCACGCTGGATCGTGCGTGGGTGGAGTCGCTCCTGGTCTCGAGGAAGAAGCCTCCAGCACCGATGATGAAGCGGGCCGCCTGACGCCGGCTCGCGCTCTCTTG includes these proteins:
- a CDS encoding S8 family serine peptidase, with translation MNRKFLVALSVLALSASLAEARPQPRLPSPVRGLRYRPGELLVMPADFSRFQRRSDGSFSTSDARLQAALARHGLTRFRLSGSRAMTLRSDLPGFDPVAAAADLRRTGAFRAVAPNLRLDLYETVPNDPYLIFQWQIRSTPENTDVQVTDAWDVWKGDTSTVIAIMDNGLDVSHPDLASQVWINRAEIPGNGLDDDGNGYIDDVKGWDFGNDDNDPSSEPVIDASGLDVGFHGTFVAGVAAASTHNGLGIAGAAWKCRFMALKVGDSNGAIMLESVVEAFDYMVGKGAAVLNMSFGTSDTTAREFLQAAVDDADAANILCVAGAGNDGASVKTWPAACDGVISVGATAENNTRASFSNHGPWVDVAAPGSLIWSSICQNYVLDDLSYILYVFLFGYDGANPYMYADGTSFASPLVAGVCGLIRSKMPALTPAQVAAHVVATGDVIPYDQPIGPRVNAHRALTQLAVGVEPQPAAGLQLEDAWPNPFTSATTMAFTLSRAAPVRLAIHDPTGRRVRLLVNATLPSGRHAIRWDGLDGGGRSLPSGVYFVTLESADFRGARKLVLAR